The Pseudomonadota bacterium genome segment TTTTCGAGGCCTTCTTTACCTACAGCAGTTGAAAGTACATTTGTAATATCAAAATATATGCTGTTCATCTTCCCTCCATAAATATTCCCATGTTTCTGAATTTATTATATCTATTTTCACGTAATTCTTCTTTGGAAATCTCCAGCAATTCTTTTAAATGCTTAGCAAACATGCCTTTTGTATTAATAAATGTTTCTTCCCAGTTTCTATGTGCGCCACCAAAAGGTTCATTAATAATATCGTCTATAACATTCAATTTTAGAAGTTCGGAAGCAATAGGCTTTAAAGCATCTGCAGCCAAAGCCCCTTTTGAGCCGTCCCTCCAGAGGATGGCTGCACAACCCTCCGGGGATATTACTGAATATGTAGCATTTTCCAGCATGAGAATCCTGTTCCCCACACCTATTCCCAGTGCGCCTCCGCTGCCCCCTTCGCCGATAACTAAGGAAATTATGGGAACAGACAAGGAAAACATAAACTCAATATTCGAGGCAATTGCTTCTGCCTGTCCCCTCTCTTCAGCGCCGATTCCGGGGAAAGCCCCGGGTGTATCAATAAAAGAAATAATCGGCTTTCCCAATCTGTTGGCCATATCCATTACTCTTGTTGCCTTCCTGTATCCCTCGGGATGTGCCATACCGAAGTTTCTGTTGGCCATTTCCCTCGCATCTTTCCCTTTCTGTTGTCCCACAACTGCAAGGCTAATGCCTTCGTATCTTGCAAAACCGGCTACAATAGCCGGATCATCTCTAAATTTCCTGTCCCCGTGAAGCTCTGTAAAATCTGAAAAGAGATAGTTTATATAATCAAGGGTATGCGGTCTGTTTAAATGTCTCGATATTTGAGACCTCTGCCAATTGGTAAGATCACCGTATATTTCCTTTTCAAGTTTTGAAATCTTTTTTGAAATAGACGTAACCTCTTTTGAGTAATGAGGATCGTTAATATCATAAAACCTTTCAATTTCATTAATCCTCCTTTCCAACGGTTCAAGCCTCTTCTCAAAATCAAGATAAAATCTCATTTTCCACCTCGAATGTTATACCATCTGTAAAATGTTTATACAAAATATCCATTTTATTATGGTCAACACTTAAATCTTGTATGTTTAACAATCTGTTTTCACCATTTTGTTGTAATTCGATAGATACCTTTGATTTACCTTTCAGACCGTAAAGAATATCTTTCAACAGTTTTAATCCATCTTTCGGAAACAGTGCACAATCAATTTTAATTTTAACAGCCTTTCCCATATCACGGGTAATATCTTCAAGTAATATGATGTTTTTTGCTCTTATTTTAGCCTTCCCGTCTTCTGATTTTTCAACTGTTCCGCTGATCATCAACGGTTTGTCTTCCTTTAATAAAGTAGAATGCTTGGACAACAAATCCGGGAAAATAATTGTCTCAACAATACCGCTTGTATCCTCCAGTGTAACATAGGCCATTTTATCACCGCGTTTTGTAACAACCTCCCGATATCCGTTTACCACGCCCACAATGTCAACATCTTCAGTAATATCCAGCTCTTTTATGTTTTGTGTATTGTATTGTGTAATTGTATTTATAATGTGATCATAGGATTTCAAAGGGTGCTGACTGAAATAAAAACCAAAGGCTTCCTTTTCAGCCCTTAATATCTCATCCTGTGAAAGCTCATCCATATCAGGAATATCAATAACATTATTCATGCCGAAATCGTTACCAAACATATCCATCTGTTGATAGCTGTTTTTTTCTTCCTTTTTTTGAAACCTGTCCAACTTCTCTTTAAGAAGATAAAGGATCTGTGATTTCTTTAAACCCAGGCTGTCGAAGCATCCGGCCTTGGCAAGGCTCTCAAGGACCTTTTTGTTTGACTTTCTTGAATCAACAATGCTTAAAAACTGTGTAAAAGAATCAAATTTGCCTATGTTGTCACGTTCACTAAGAATGTGATCAATAGCAGCATCTCCAACATTTTTGATCCCTGATAGCCCGAACCTTATTTTTCCGTTTACAATAGTAAAGGGTTTTTTGCTTTCATTTATGTCAGGCGGGAGCAGTTCTACCCCGGCTTCCCTGCATTCCGTGATATATTTAATCAGCTTATCCGTATCATTCACCTCGCCGGT includes the following:
- a CDS encoding acetyl-CoA carboxylase carboxyltransferase subunit alpha — translated: MRFYLDFEKRLEPLERRINEIERFYDINDPHYSKEVTSISKKISKLEKEIYGDLTNWQRSQISRHLNRPHTLDYINYLFSDFTELHGDRKFRDDPAIVAGFARYEGISLAVVGQQKGKDAREMANRNFGMAHPEGYRKATRVMDMANRLGKPIISFIDTPGAFPGIGAEERGQAEAIASNIEFMFSLSVPIISLVIGEGGSGGALGIGVGNRILMLENATYSVISPEGCAAILWRDGSKGALAADALKPIASELLKLNVIDDIINEPFGGAHRNWEETFINTKGMFAKHLKELLEISKEELRENRYNKFRNMGIFMEGR